In Leptospira bourretii, a genomic segment contains:
- a CDS encoding MBL fold metallo-hydrolase: MKVTIPKRIPEMEDIGDGVFKIILPQPFYAPNNIYLYQGDDGLTLIDSGYIESIPMLQASLKTKGFSFKDIRHIIYTHNHLDHISSSLVLKSYAKNVTYYGYRAMADGVGNYLESMVLFEEATEDLFHKAFGDKEELDRILEESRQGWRQFYSKFSETKKGDPVLRIDVKIDHNDSLEFGGRLLRFLHTPGHNLYHITPVDPSTGIYFSGDLIIANLTAIYSEMDGNLGDYYFTLSKLLEESIKRMLPAHGSEIEDPKKTITLVKKTLSILEKGVLRRLREGESDLKVLMEAAIGKKVHNGGHLPTALGLVYSIIQKLVLEGQIRIEKRENGYEIFHIIG; the protein is encoded by the coding sequence ATGAAAGTTACCATCCCCAAACGAATTCCTGAGATGGAAGACATCGGGGATGGTGTCTTTAAAATTATCCTGCCCCAACCGTTTTACGCTCCTAACAATATCTATTTGTATCAAGGTGACGATGGTTTGACTTTAATTGATTCTGGTTATATTGAATCTATCCCGATGTTACAAGCATCCTTAAAAACTAAGGGCTTTTCATTTAAAGACATTCGTCATATCATTTATACACACAATCATTTGGATCATATATCCTCTTCTTTGGTCCTTAAGTCTTATGCAAAAAACGTAACCTATTATGGGTATCGTGCTATGGCCGACGGGGTGGGAAATTATTTAGAATCGATGGTGCTTTTTGAAGAAGCAACAGAAGACTTATTTCATAAAGCATTTGGTGATAAGGAAGAACTGGATAGGATTTTGGAAGAATCGCGCCAAGGTTGGCGACAGTTTTATAGTAAATTTAGTGAAACCAAAAAAGGGGATCCTGTTTTACGAATTGATGTCAAAATTGATCATAACGACAGTTTAGAGTTTGGCGGAAGACTACTAAGGTTTTTACATACACCTGGTCATAATTTGTATCATATCACACCTGTAGATCCTTCGACCGGAATTTATTTTTCGGGAGATTTGATCATTGCCAATCTCACCGCCATTTATTCTGAAATGGATGGAAACTTAGGTGATTATTATTTTACACTTTCCAAACTTTTGGAAGAGTCCATTAAACGAATGTTACCTGCCCATGGTAGTGAAATAGAAGATCCGAAAAAAACGATTACTCTTGTAAAAAAAACATTGAGTATCCTTGAAAAAGGAGTCCTTCGCCGCCTCAGAGAAGGGGAATCTGATTTAAAAGTGCTAATGGAAGCAGCCATTGGAAAAAAAGTCCATAACGGTGGCCATTTACCAACAGCTCTTGGACTTGTGTATAGCATCATCCAGAAATTAGTTTTAGAAGGACAGATTCGTATCGAAAAACGTGAGAATGGATATGAAATCTTTCATATTATAGGTTAA
- a CDS encoding MaoC family dehydratase, which yields MAEKPMSPFGELAPSTPASLSDVKKNIYGRYLEEFNVGDIYVHPRQFTVDRSFAQEFATVFMDANPLYLSAEYAKAHGFADLLVHPLMVFNLALSIGVQNNSEKALANLGYYNAQFLLPVYPGDTLSSRTKILAVDDKGPDKPGIVHVRTLCLNQKNEVVLQYERKIMIYQSNGKPKGNPKPGDASAFFPESKTPALKLPNLKFPTEMKDVTWGHTYFENFKPGQIYVHQNGRTITDEHYQWTFRVGNTHPLHYDKLYSAGISGPMGGEPVVYGGLVFGWLAGMASRDISENAIWELGFTEGYHTQPAFSGDTVTCISRILTTEDKGTEYGIPAGEVQIQFIGLKNIKANDALDKFGADLFLKENDKKKLGKEKIPEKIFEIERRLIIKKQP from the coding sequence ATGGCCGAAAAACCTATGTCCCCCTTTGGTGAGTTAGCTCCCAGCACACCTGCTTCTCTCTCTGATGTCAAAAAGAACATTTATGGACGATACCTCGAAGAATTTAATGTAGGTGATATCTATGTTCACCCTCGTCAATTCACTGTGGACAGAAGTTTTGCCCAAGAGTTTGCCACTGTGTTTATGGATGCAAACCCACTTTACCTATCTGCAGAATATGCAAAGGCACATGGATTTGCTGATTTACTAGTTCACCCACTCATGGTGTTTAACTTAGCACTTTCGATTGGCGTACAAAATAACAGTGAGAAGGCGCTTGCCAACCTCGGTTATTACAACGCACAGTTTTTACTACCTGTTTATCCTGGTGATACACTTTCTTCTCGCACTAAAATTCTAGCAGTGGATGACAAAGGTCCAGACAAACCGGGAATCGTTCATGTAAGAACACTTTGCCTCAATCAAAAGAATGAAGTGGTTTTACAATACGAACGTAAAATCATGATCTACCAATCCAATGGAAAACCAAAAGGCAATCCAAAACCAGGTGATGCTTCCGCATTTTTCCCAGAGTCTAAAACTCCCGCCCTCAAACTTCCAAATCTCAAATTCCCAACTGAGATGAAAGATGTGACTTGGGGCCATACTTACTTTGAAAACTTCAAACCAGGTCAAATTTATGTTCACCAAAATGGAAGAACCATCACTGACGAACACTACCAATGGACTTTCCGCGTAGGAAATACTCATCCACTTCATTATGATAAATTGTATTCTGCGGGAATCTCTGGCCCTATGGGTGGAGAACCAGTGGTTTATGGTGGACTCGTGTTTGGTTGGTTAGCTGGTATGGCTTCCCGTGATATTTCTGAAAACGCAATTTGGGAACTTGGATTCACTGAAGGTTACCATACACAACCGGCATTTTCGGGTGACACTGTGACTTGTATTTCTCGTATATTAACTACAGAAGACAAAGGAACGGAATACGGAATCCCTGCGGGTGAAGTTCAAATCCAATTCATCGGACTCAAAAACATCAAAGCAAACGATGCTTTGGATAAATTTGGTGCGGATCTTTTCCTCAAAGAAAACGATAAAAAGAAACTAGGTAAAGAAAAAATCCCAGAAAAAATCTTCGAAATAGAAAGAAGATTGATTATCAAAAAACAACCATAA